In Deltaproteobacteria bacterium, the genomic stretch TCTCTCATAGTCTGTCCTCCACTTCTATCACGTGACGGGGGCATACGGTGGCGCAGATGCTGCACCCCTTGCAGTAGTCCGTCTTCACGCTGTATATTCTGTCTCCTTCTTTTACGATGGAAATATCGGGGCAGAGGTAAAAGCACAGGTCGCATCCGATGCAGGACCCGCAATAGAAACATCTCTTCGCCTCGTCGATTGCCGCTTGCCTGTCGAGCCCCTCATTGACTTCACGAAAGTTGCCCTTCCGCGTTTCAGGAGGAGATTTCGCCTGAACATTCGGTTTTGCCTTCCTATAGAGCAACGTGTTCAAATCAGCAAACTCCACGACCCTCTTGAGGTCAATTGTGCCGTCCTTCATATAGGCGCCCATAGAGAGAGATGACCCCTGTCCCAGGGTCAAGGCCTGCATAATCTTTTCCGCATCGTACCCGTTCGCCTTCAGATGGATGGAAAGGGCAGCCCGTTTTCCCGACAGGATGGCATCCACTACGGCAGGTCTCTGCCTGATGACGTCGCCGCCCGCGTAAACACCGGGCGACGGGGTCATACCCAGGTTATCGACAATGACTTTTGAAGAGTCTTTGTCCACTATTTCCGGAAGGAAATGGCCCGCATCAGGGATCTGACCGATTGCGACAATTACAAGGTCGGCATCGATGACAAAGTCGTCGCCCTCGCCCTGTGAGAGCGTGTACCTTCCGGTGGCGGGATCCTTTTCGACTCTTGTTTTCGCGAGCCTCACCTGCTCCAAGCGCTCCTTGCCCAGAAACTCCTTTGGCCGGTATTCACCTATGATCCTGATCCCTTCTTCATGCGCCTCTCCAATTCCTTCGGAGATTGCAGGGAAATCGTCTTCCTTTTCCGGGGCGATCATGGTGATCATTGCTTCGGGGCTGCAGAAACGG encodes the following:
- a CDS encoding FAD-dependent oxidoreductase, giving the protein MTRQISPRVGNVDAIIPISRVSTEAFKTGQWSPRKPSYREKSSPCREACPAGNNIPAMLSYAAKGDFDSALASLLQENPLPGVCGRVCYHPCQTKCNRNQFDETVEIRALERAIADLGKAIPPISSNPEDRRTTIAVIGSGPAGLSAAYFLRLFGHKVTIFESRREAGGVLRHGIPEYRLPKDVLSREIDRMLALGIAMKTDVRIDRDGLIDLQNQFDYIFLGTGAWLPQKLGTASEEGGPVLYGLDFLSHEGKKDLCRGKKNIVIIGGGDVAVDVARTARRFCSPEAMITMIAPEKEDDFPAISEGIGEAHEEGIRIIGEYRPKEFLGKERLEQVRLAKTRVEKDPATGRYTLSQGEGDDFVIDADLVIVAIGQIPDAGHFLPEIVDKDSSKVIVDNLGMTPSPGVYAGGDVIRQRPAVVDAILSGKRAALSIHLKANGYDAEKIMQALTLGQGSSLSMGAYMKDGTIDLKRVVEFADLNTLLYRKAKPNVQAKSPPETRKGNFREVNEGLDRQAAIDEAKRCFYCGSCIGCDLCFYLCPDISIVKEGDRIYSVKTDYCKGCSICATVCPRHVIEVEDRL